The following DNA comes from Phytohabitans rumicis.
AGGGGCTGGACAAGCCGATCTCGTTGCAGGCGTGGGGCTACCAGCTCAAGGTCGACAACGCCAACGACGGCCGGATCGACGAGTTCATCAAGGCGCTGCGCGTCAACGCCTCGGTCGAGGGCCCGACCATCTCGTGCGCCCAGGGCATCACCGCCACCGGCACCGAGCCGCGCAACCTCACCCAGCAGGGCTCCTGAGCATGGTCACGACCGAGACGCCGCCGGAGGCAACCGCCTCCCCCGACGGCCCGACCCGGGCCGTCGGGCGGCGTTTCGGCACCGTCGCCCTAGCCCTCGCCATCGCGGTCGGCCTCCTCCTCGGGTACGCCGCCGGCTGGCTCACGCCCACCCTCACGCGCCCCGGTGACTCCTCGCCCGAGGCCGGCTTCGCCCGCGACATGACGACCCACCACGCGCAGGCCGTACAGATGGCCATGCTCGAATGGCGCCTGGGCAGCGACCGCGAAGCCACCCAGATCGCCGCCGACATCGCCACCGGACAGCAGGGCGAGATCGGCGTCATGCAGACCTGGCTCAAGAATTGGGGCCTCGACCCGACCGGCTCCGAACCGGTGATGGCCTGGATGCCCGACGGTGCGGAGTCGGTGAAGGACGGGCTCATGCCGGGCATGGCCACCACCGCCGAGCTGCGGCAGCTGGAGGCTTCGACCGGCCGCGCCGCCGACATCCTCTTCCTCACCCTGATGATCAAGCACCACCTCGGCGGCATCCACATGGTCGACGCGATCCTCAAGCTGTCCGACAACTCGGACGTCACCGAGGCCGCCCAGCGCATGAAGAACCTCCAGCAGAGCGAGGTCGGCAACATGCGAGCCGCACTCGATCGCTTACAGTAGTTTTCTGCTCACATAGCGCTACCTGTCCGGATCGACGATCGTTGTCCGGTCATGGGGGCTGTTCTTGACGTACGCCGGCAGACCGCCAACTGGTGCCGGCGCTATTCAATCGGCGGCGACGGCGCGGTCGTCCCCCGCCGGCCACACGGGGCACTGCGACTGGTCGAGACGCTGCGCGACCGCTTCCCCGACGACCTCGACCTGGACGACCGCCTGTGGAGCCGCCGCACCGTGGCCGCATTGGTCGAGCGCTCGTACGGCATCCCGCTGAGCGCCGCGGCCGCCACCCGCTACCTACGCGCCTGGGGCATCACCCCCGCGAACCCATCGACCGAGCCTGCGCCCTCTGCGCCGAAGCCGTCGTCCGCTGGCAAGCAACGGTGTACCCCTCGATCGCCCGGACCGCGCAGTCCGAGCCCTACTGGGCCGGCCGCACCCGCCTGCACGGCGTCACGCCCGCCACCGACGTGGTCTCGGCGGTCTCGACGCGCGGCTGGGTCCGCTTCATGCTCACCACCGAGGCAGGCTTGCCGCCGGAGTTCCTCACCCGGCTGGTGCCCCCGTCCGGCCGGACAGTGCACGTCGTGGTGGACGCCTCCTGGGCCACCGTCGACTGGCCGCGGCGCGTACCGGACGGGGTGGTGCTGCACCCGCTGCCAAGCTGTGAG
Coding sequences within:
- a CDS encoding DUF305 domain-containing protein, whose amino-acid sequence is MVTTETPPEATASPDGPTRAVGRRFGTVALALAIAVGLLLGYAAGWLTPTLTRPGDSSPEAGFARDMTTHHAQAVQMAMLEWRLGSDREATQIAADIATGQQGEIGVMQTWLKNWGLDPTGSEPVMAWMPDGAESVKDGLMPGMATTAELRQLEASTGRAADILFLTLMIKHHLGGIHMVDAILKLSDNSDVTEAAQRMKNLQQSEVGNMRAALDRLQ